The Deltaproteobacteria bacterium genome includes a window with the following:
- the rpmF gene encoding 50S ribosomal protein L32, which translates to MAVPKKRKSHSRTGMHRSHHALDKPGYVTCAQCGEPSKLHRVCNSCGYYRSKERVAGSVQSQEEA; encoded by the coding sequence ATGGCAGTTCCAAAGAAACGCAAGTCACATTCACGAACCGGTATGCACCGTTCACACCACGCACTTGATAAGCCAGGGTATGTTACCTGCGCTCAGTGTGGTGAGCCTTCAAAGCTTCACCGTGTATGCAATAGCTGCGGCTACTACCGTTCCAAGGAACGAGTAGCTGGTAGCGTGCAGTCTCAAGAAGAAGCTTGA